Proteins encoded in a region of the Vicia villosa cultivar HV-30 ecotype Madison, WI linkage group LG5, Vvil1.0, whole genome shotgun sequence genome:
- the LOC131607399 gene encoding homeobox-leucine zipper protein HOX3-like, giving the protein MIYPLLLLSSVSYFVCFNLPFSSLFIKGSSSSSSMAVLPTSSSSLELTISVPGFASSPITLLTSSSSAKKLDMNQVAIEEEWMRLEEEEESNANPRKKLRLTKEQSRLLEESFRKNHTLNPKQKECLAMQLKLRPRQVEVWFQNRRARSKLKQTEMECEYMKRWFGSLREQNRRLQREVEELRAMKVGPPTVLSPHSSEPLPASTLSMCPRCKRVTTNVTAVIATDKNATAAVTLSPKVATLSTQLRQI; this is encoded by the exons ATGATATATCCTTTGCTGCTTCTCTCTTCTGTTTCCTATTTTGTTTGCTTCAATTTACCTTTTTCCTCTCTTTTCATCAAgggatcttcttcttcttcttctatggcAGTTTTACCTACAAGTTCCTCCAGCTTAGAATTGACCATATCTGTCCCAGGTTTTGCTTCTTCACCAATCACTCTTCTCACCTCATCATCATCTG CAAAAAAGTTGGACATGAACCAAGTAGCCATAGAAGAAGAATGGATGAGattagaagaggaagaagaaagcaACGCTAATCCTCGCAAAAAACTCCGGCTTACAAAGGAACAGTCTCGTCTCCTTGAAGAAAGCTTTAGAAAAAACCACACTTTAAACCCA AAGCAGAAAGAGTGTTTGGCAATGCAGCTGAAACTCCGACCAAGACAAGTGGAGGTGTGGTTTCAAAACCGTAGGGCCAG GAGCAAGTTGAAGCAGACAGAGATGGAGTGCGAGTACATGAAGAGGTGGTTTGGATCTTTGAGAGAGCAGAACAGGAGGCTTCAAAGAGAAGTTGAGGAACTTAGGGCTATGAAAGTGGGTCCACCAACTGTGTTATCCCCTCACAGTTCCGAACCACTTCCAGCTTCAACGTTATCCATGTGTCCCCGATGTAAACGTGTTACCACCAACGTAACCGCCGTTATCGCCACCGACAAAAATGCCACCGCCGCCGTCACTTTGTCTCCTAAAGTGGCAACACTTTCTACGCAGTTGCGTCAAATTTGA
- the LOC131605475 gene encoding uncharacterized protein LOC131605475, with product MRRLEVKLQKELRSILNQEELMWYYSRARWLVDGDRNTKYYHMQTISRRKRNRINMLRDDNGNWITKHEELKDHVTKFYKALFARNNNWCNWKQTDINFLELSMDAIHQLGKDISIDEVKSALFSMKLWKEPEPDGFPVGFYQKAWDVVGVDLSKFVKETWQNPSSITDINRADICLIPKVDQP from the coding sequence ATGAGGAGGCTAGAAGTTAAGTTACAAAAGGAACTGAGAAGTATTTTGAATCAGGAAGAGCTTATGTGGTACTATTCAAGAGCTAGGTGGTTAGTTGATGGGGATCGTAACACCAAATATTACCATATGCAAACCATCTCTAGAAGGAAGAGAAATCGTATTAATATGCTGAGGGATGATAATGGCAACTGGATTACAAAGCATGAAGAGTTAAAAGATCATGTCACAAAATTTTATAAAGCTTTGTTTGCGCGCAACAACAACTGGTGTAACTGGAAGCAAACTGATATCAATTtcctggagctgagtatggatgcGATTCACCAATTAGGGAAGGACATTAGTATTGATGAAGTCAAGAGTGCTCTGTTTTCTATGAAACTGTGGAAGGAACCAGAGCCAGATGGTTTTCCAGTTGGGTTCTATCAGAAAGCTTGGGATGTGGTGGGTGTTGATTTAAGTAAGTTTGTTAAGGAAACTTGGCAGAACCCTAGCAGTATTACAGACATTAATAGGGCAGATATATGTCTTATCCCGAAAGTTGATCAACCCTAA
- the LOC131602549 gene encoding uncharacterized protein LOC131602549 encodes MGSPQFPKKRVAFVLIDGLGDVSLPRLRYKTPLQAAKLPNLDGIASAGVNGLMDPVEVGLACGSDTAHLSLLGYDPRVYYRGRGAFESMGAGLAMSPGDIAFKSNFATLDEKTGIVTSRRADRHFEEEGPILCAALDGMKLPSFPQYEVRVRYATEHRCGVVVKGPNLGGNISGTDPLKDNRLLLKAEALDESHEARNTADVVNELSKEITKILVSHPVNAQRAAEGKNIANVVLLRGCGIRIEVTPFADKHGLRPCMVAPTKIIAGLGLSLGIDILEAPGATGDYRTLLTSKATAIAKALSAPSQSCPRVFVPGEDEHKAGPSDGYDFGFLHIKAIDDAGHDKASILKVKALEAVDTAIGQLARLLWEAESTGKFQFFLCVTGDHSTPVEYGDHSFEPVPFSICRLKDFVGAIGESVIRKTSLDPFPLPSVKSGKDLTYDLETEDRGGKCSQSYSGDSVYELHEIATARGCLGRFPGGEMMGIIKNFLNLDAKAFPS; translated from the exons ATGGGTAGTCCACAATTTCCGAAGAAAAGAGTGGCCTTTGTGTTAATTGATGGGTTGGGTGATGTGTCGCTGCCAAGATTGAGATACAAGACGCCTCTTCAGGCAGCAAAACTTCCCAATTTGGATGGGATAGCATCTGCTGGGGTTAACGGATTGATGGACCCTGTAGAAGTTGGCTTAGCTTGTGGAAGTGATACTGCTCATCTTTCTCTGTTGGGTTATGATCCTCGAGTTTATTATCGTGGTCGAGGGGCATTTGAATCCATGGGGGCTGGATTGGCCATGTCGCCTGGTGATATTGCTTTTAAG TCAAATTTTGCAACTCTTGATGAGAAAACCGGAATTGTTACTAGTAGGAGAGCTGACAGGCACTTTGAAGAAGAAGGCCCCATACTATGTGCTGCCCTTGATGGAATGAAGCTTCCATCTTTCCCTCAATACGAAGTCAGAGTCAG GTATGCTACTGAACATAGATGTGGAGTGGTTGTTAAAGGACCAAATTTGGGTGGAAATATATCCGGGACAGACCCGTTAAAGGACAACCGCTTACTCTTGAAAGCAGAAGCTTTAGATGAGTCTCATGAAGCAAGGAACACTGCTGATGTTGTTAATGAGCTGTCCAAGGAAATAACAAAAATTTTGGTTTCTCATCCTGTGAATGCTCAACGTGCTGCAGAAGGGAAGAATATTGCAAATGTTGTCCTTTTAAGAGGATGTGGCATTCGAATCGAG GTTACGCCATTTGCAGATAAACATGGTTTGAGGCCATGCATGGTAGCTCCAACAAAAATAATTGCTGGTCTAGGCTTATCACTTGGTATTGATATCCTAGAAGCTCCTGGAGCAACCGGAGACTATCGAACTCTACTAACTTCTAAAGCAACAGCAATAGCTAAGGCGCTCTCGGCTCCTTCGCAGTCTTGCCCCCGAGTTTTTGTACCTGGAGAGGATGAGCATAAAGCTGGCCCCTCAGATGGCTATGACTTTGGATTCCTTCATATTAAG GCAATAGACGATGCAGGCCATGACAAAGCAAGCATTCTCAAAGTCAAAGCATTAGAAGCTGTCGATACTGCTATAGGGCAGTTAGCAAGATTACTCTGGGAAGCAGAATCAACCGGAAAATTTCAGTTTTTCCTTTGCGTCACAGGAGACCATTCTACGCCAGTAGAATATGGAGATCATAGCTTTGAACCAGTTCCGTTTTCTATTTGTCGGTTGAAGGACTTTGTAGGTGCAATTGGCGAATCCGTTATTCGCAAAACTTCTCTCGATCCATTTCCTCTTCCAAGTGTCAAGTCTGGCAAAGACTTGACTTATGATTTGGAAACAGAAGATAGAGGCGGCAAATGCTCTCAATCTTATAGCGGCGATTCAGTTTATGAATTACATGAAATTGCAACTGCAAGGGGATGTTTGGGGCGTTTCCCTGGAGGAGAAATGATGGGAATTATAAAAAATTTCCTCAACCTAGATGCAAAAGCTTTTCCAAGTTAA
- the LOC131605477 gene encoding uncharacterized protein LOC131605477 — translation MDSCDLFPEIFPKTSSPSHPPLSPPVTHPPLKKSFAQALHGVCDIPVSQLPPVIIKGDRLSITIPEEEYKDGLLDCKNNLHGRIIWPKGSTPLTVLALKNKLSRVWSDIKSWGVQSIGKGYFEFSFSSGEDLRKVRAHGSLNLNPGTLKLFAWSNDFNPAAQHNSSA, via the coding sequence ATGGATTCCTGCGATCTGTTTCCTGAAATCTTTCCGAAGACTTCTTCTCCTTCGCACCCACCGCTGTCTCCTCCGGTTACTCATCCACCTCTTAAGAAATCTTTTGCCCAAGCTCTCCATGGAGTCTGTGACATTCCTGTGTCACAGCTTCCCCCTGTCATCATCAAAGGGGACAGGCTCTCTATCACTATACCGGAAGAAGAATACAAAGACGGTCTTCTAGATTGCAAAAATAACCTCCATGGCAGGATCATATGGCCCAAGGGTTCCACTCCACTCACAGTTCTTGCCCTAAAAAACAAACTCTCAAGAGTGTGGTCGGATATCAAAAGTTGGGGAGTCCAATCTATTGGCAAGGGCTATTTTGAATTCTCTTTTTCCAGTGGCGAAGATTTGAGGAAAGTCAGAGCACATGGTTCTCTCAACCTTAACCCTGGAACTCTGAAACTTTTTGCTTGGTCAAACGATTTTAACCCAGCTGCTCAACATAACTCTTCTGCATAG
- the LOC131605476 gene encoding uncharacterized protein LOC131605476, which translates to MKLLKQYGFNSTFCNWILCILKSAFLSISVNGSAKGYFNCTNGVRQGDPLSPLLFCLAEDVLSRHISNLVLSGQLETIKAPNNVINCAKSSIFGGAMSSSRMSILKDFSDFMAGLLPVTYLSVPLFKGRPKVLHLQPIADKIISKLASWKGALLSFAGRIELVKSTIQSMLTHSMSVYSWPTSLLRDLEGASRNFIWSGDTAKRKIVTVDWKNICKPISKGGLGIRSFLGLNEATNLRLCWDIFNSKEAWTYILKQRILKHNRLRKSHLFSSLWTSAKSEHTTFIDNSVWQLGNGEDISFWFDHWCGSPLFLDSPSPMNRLIMLRNLIKFVVIIKSSNSKLLNAIVAIKTTI; encoded by the exons ATGAAACTCCTAAAACAATATGGCTTTAACAGTACCTTTTGCAACTGGATTTTGTGCATCCTGAAGTCAGCCTTTTTGTCAATCTCTGTTAATGGTTCTGCTAAGGGATATTTCAATTGTACTAATGGGGTGCGTCAAGGCGACCCGTTATCCCCTTTGCTATTCTGTTTAGCCGAAGATGTCCTGAGTAGACACATTTCCAATCTTGTTCTTTCGGGCCAGCTGGAAACTATCAAAGCGCCTAACAAT GTTATAAACTGTGCTAAGTCATCTATTTTTGGTGGTGCGATGTCGAGTTCTAGGATGAGTATTCTGAAGGATTTCTCCGACTTCATGGCTGGTCTATTGCCGGTCACTTATCTCAGTGTGCCTCTTTTCAAGGGTCGTCCTAAAGTTTTACATCTCCAACCGATTGCTGATAAGATCATTAGTAAATTAGCCTCCTGGAAAGGAGCACTTTTATCTTTTGCAGGTCGTATTGAGCTGGTCAAGTCGACTATCCAAAGTATGCTTACTCATTCTATGTCGGTCTACTCTTGGCCGACGTCGTTACTTAGGGATCTTGAAGGAGCTTCTCGGAATTTTATTTGGAGTGGGGACACTGCTAAAAGGAAAATAGTTACTGTGGATTGGAAAAATATTTGCAAACCTATTTCAAAAGGTGGATTGGGTATTCGATCGTTTCTTGGTCTTAATGAGGCTACCAATCTTAGACTTTGCTGGGATATTTTCAACTCTAAGGAAGCTTGGACCTATATTCTCAAACAACGGATTCTTAAGCATAACCGGCTTCGTAAATCTCACCTTTTTTCCTCTTTATGGACTAGTGCCAAATCGGAACACACCACTTTCATAGACAATTCTGTCTGGCAGCTTGGAAATGGGGAAGATATCAGCTTTTGGTTTGATCATTGGTGTGGCAGCCCATTGTTTCTGGATTCTCCTTCTCCCATGAACAGGCTAATAATGCTAAGAAATTTGATAAAATTTGTCGTGATCATAAAATcctcaaattcaaaactattaaATGCAATTGTTGCAATAAAAACGACCATATAG